A region of Bradyrhizobium sp. SZCCHNS1050 DNA encodes the following proteins:
- a CDS encoding GNAT family N-acetyltransferase, with protein sequence MHHPIIRPARPDEYDAVARLWMESWCSTGLEAQSERLLAVLRERVPREVAGGWSLYVADDRGGLAAMLAINVPTLYLDQLMIAPSHQGRSLGRRLLAFTRELLPDEVWLRCAKGNDKAWRWYEREGFVLEKEEADPLHGRIMKYYRWKRDGQAAAS encoded by the coding sequence ATGCACCATCCTATCATCCGCCCTGCCCGCCCGGACGAATACGACGCCGTCGCCAGGCTCTGGATGGAGAGCTGGTGTTCGACGGGTCTGGAAGCGCAGAGCGAGAGGCTGCTCGCGGTCCTCAGGGAGCGCGTGCCGCGCGAAGTCGCCGGCGGTTGGAGCCTGTATGTCGCCGACGACCGCGGCGGCCTCGCGGCGATGCTCGCGATCAACGTCCCCACGCTCTATCTCGACCAGCTGATGATCGCCCCGTCCCATCAGGGCCGCTCGCTCGGCCGCCGGCTGCTCGCCTTCACCCGCGAGCTGCTCCCCGACGAAGTGTGGCTGCGCTGCGCAAAGGGCAACGACAAGGCGTGGCGCTGGTATGAGCGCGAGGGCTTCGTGCTGGAAAAGGAGGAAGCTGACCCGCTGCACGGCCGGATCATGAAATATTATCGCTGGAAGCGTGACGGTCAGGCGGCGGCCTCCTGA